The following are from one region of the Oncorhynchus kisutch isolate 150728-3 unplaced genomic scaffold, Okis_V2 Okis03b-Okis08b_hom, whole genome shotgun sequence genome:
- the LOC109879925 gene encoding membrane progestin receptor gamma-B isoform X1 produces the protein MLSLIKLPRVFTIHQVPKVFHEDSIISGYRHPRSSATDCILSLFQLTNETLNIWTHFLPTWYFLWKLLTVVLMRDVWSDSFTWPLLVFLMSCCVYPLASSCAHTFSTMSTRARHICFFFDYGALSLYSLGSAITYSAYVIPDKWVNSSFHQYYIPIAVVNTVICTTLACYSRLGLPYIQYNHHIIKRFSECKSPKFGKFLRILAFALPYLFDNIPLFYRLFLCVGDGCTDNDTNALHHTHIALAFLTAFLFATHLPERLAPGSFDYIGHSHQLFHVFGIIGTHFQMEAIEQDMVTRRPWLLTYSLPITFTNTMGAALLSVTLSLGIIFLFSLPLLWSATRGEHTEKTQSHPIAKGCQYH, from the exons ATGCTCAGCCTCATTAAACTGCCCAGAGTCTTCACCATCCACCAAGTCCCAAAA GTGTTCCATGAGGACAGCATCATCTCAGGCTACCGACACCCTCGCAGCTCAGCCACTGACTGCATCCTCAGCCTCTTCCAGCTGACCAATGAAACGCTCAATATCTGGACACACTTCCTGCCCACATG GTACTTCTTATGGAAGCTGCTGACGGTGGTCCTGATGCGAGACGTGTGGAGCGACTCATTCACATGGCCCCTCCTGGTGTTCCTGATGTCGTGCTGTGTGTACCCGCTGGCCTCTAGCTGTGCCCACACCTTCAGCACCATGTCAACACGCGCACGACACATCTGCTTCTTCTTCGACTACGGAGCTCTGAGTCTCTACAGCCTGG GCTCTGCCATAACATATTCTGCCTACGTGATTCCTGATAAGTGGGTGAACAGTTCCTTCCACCAGTACTATATCCCCATCGCTGTGGTAAACACTGTCATCTGTACCACCTTAGCCTGCTACTCCAG GCTTGGTTTACCATATATCCAATATAACCATCACATCATAAAAAG ATTCTCAGAGTGTAAGAGCCCAAAGTTTGGCAAATTTCTCCGCATTCTAGCTTTCGCATTACCCTACCTGTTCGACAACATTCCTCTCTTCTACAGG CTCTTTCTCTGTGTGGGTGACGGCTGCACTGATAACGATACCAACGCTCTCCACCACACCCACATCGCCCTGGCCTTCCTGACCGCATTCCTCTTCGCCACACACCTACCAGAGCGCCTGGCCCCCGGCAGCTTCGACTACATAG GTCACAGCCACCAACTGTTCCACGTGTTCGGCATAATCGGCACTCATTTCCAGATGGAGGCCATTGAGCAGGACATGGTGACTCGACGCCCGTGGCTCCTCACGTACTCTCTGCCCATCACCTTCACCAACACAATGGGGGCGGCACTGCTGAGTGTAACCCTCAGCCTTGGCATCATCTTCCTCTTTAGTCTGCCTCTGCTCTGGTCAGCCACCCGTGGAGAACACACTGAGAAGACACAGTCACATCCAATAGCCAAGGGCTGCCAGTACCACTAG
- the LOC109879925 gene encoding membrane progestin receptor gamma-B isoform X2, whose amino-acid sequence MLSLIKLPRVFTIHQVPKVFHEDSIISGYRHPRSSATDCILSLFQLTNETLNIWTHFLPTWYFLWKLLTVVLMRDVWSDSFTWPLLVFLMSCCVYPLASSCAHTFSTMSTRARHICFFFDYGALSLYSLGSAITYSAYVIPDKWVNSSFHQYYIPIAVVNTVICTTLACYSRFSECKSPKFGKFLRILAFALPYLFDNIPLFYRLFLCVGDGCTDNDTNALHHTHIALAFLTAFLFATHLPERLAPGSFDYIGHSHQLFHVFGIIGTHFQMEAIEQDMVTRRPWLLTYSLPITFTNTMGAALLSVTLSLGIIFLFSLPLLWSATRGEHTEKTQSHPIAKGCQYH is encoded by the exons ATGCTCAGCCTCATTAAACTGCCCAGAGTCTTCACCATCCACCAAGTCCCAAAA GTGTTCCATGAGGACAGCATCATCTCAGGCTACCGACACCCTCGCAGCTCAGCCACTGACTGCATCCTCAGCCTCTTCCAGCTGACCAATGAAACGCTCAATATCTGGACACACTTCCTGCCCACATG GTACTTCTTATGGAAGCTGCTGACGGTGGTCCTGATGCGAGACGTGTGGAGCGACTCATTCACATGGCCCCTCCTGGTGTTCCTGATGTCGTGCTGTGTGTACCCGCTGGCCTCTAGCTGTGCCCACACCTTCAGCACCATGTCAACACGCGCACGACACATCTGCTTCTTCTTCGACTACGGAGCTCTGAGTCTCTACAGCCTGG GCTCTGCCATAACATATTCTGCCTACGTGATTCCTGATAAGTGGGTGAACAGTTCCTTCCACCAGTACTATATCCCCATCGCTGTGGTAAACACTGTCATCTGTACCACCTTAGCCTGCTACTCCAG ATTCTCAGAGTGTAAGAGCCCAAAGTTTGGCAAATTTCTCCGCATTCTAGCTTTCGCATTACCCTACCTGTTCGACAACATTCCTCTCTTCTACAGG CTCTTTCTCTGTGTGGGTGACGGCTGCACTGATAACGATACCAACGCTCTCCACCACACCCACATCGCCCTGGCCTTCCTGACCGCATTCCTCTTCGCCACACACCTACCAGAGCGCCTGGCCCCCGGCAGCTTCGACTACATAG GTCACAGCCACCAACTGTTCCACGTGTTCGGCATAATCGGCACTCATTTCCAGATGGAGGCCATTGAGCAGGACATGGTGACTCGACGCCCGTGGCTCCTCACGTACTCTCTGCCCATCACCTTCACCAACACAATGGGGGCGGCACTGCTGAGTGTAACCCTCAGCCTTGGCATCATCTTCCTCTTTAGTCTGCCTCTGCTCTGGTCAGCCACCCGTGGAGAACACACTGAGAAGACACAGTCACATCCAATAGCCAAGGGCTGCCAGTACCACTAG